A window of the Nycticebus coucang isolate mNycCou1 chromosome 3, mNycCou1.pri, whole genome shotgun sequence genome harbors these coding sequences:
- the LOC128582066 gene encoding high mobility group protein B1-like gives MGKGDPKKPRGKMSSYAFFVQTCREEHKKQHPDASVNFSEFSKKCSERWKTMSAKEKGKFEDMAKADKARYEREMKTYIPPKGETKKKFKDPNAPKRPPSAFFLFCSEYRPKIKGEHPGLSIGDVAKKLGEMWNNTAADDKQPYEKKAAKLKEKYEKDSAAYRAKGKPDAAKKGVVKAEKSKKKKEEEEDEEDEEDEEEEEDEDEDDE, from the coding sequence atgggcaaaggagatcctaagaagccgagaggcaaaatgtcatcatatgcattctttgtgcaaacttgtcgggaggagcacaagaagcagcacccagatgcttcagtcaacttctcagaattttctaagaagtgctcagagaggtggaagaccatgtctgctaaagagaaaggaaaatttgaagatatggcaaaggcggacaaggcccgttatgaaagagaaatgaaaacctatatccctcctaaaggggaaacaaaaaagaagttcaaggatcccaatgcacccaagaggcctccttcggcctttttcttgttctgttctgagtatcgcccaaaaatcaaaggagaacatcctggcctatccattggtgatgttgcaaagaagctgggggagatgtggaataacactgctgcggatgacaagcagccttatgaaaagaaggctgcaaagctgaaggaaaaatacgaaaaggatagtgctgcataccgagctaaaggaaagcctgatgcagcaaaaaagggagtcgtcaaggctgaaaaaagcaagaaaaagaaggaagaggaggaagatgaggaagacgaagaggatgaagaggaggaggaagatgaagatgaagatgatgaataa